Proteins encoded together in one Pseudomonas sp. ADAK13 window:
- a CDS encoding AI-2E family transporter, translating to MNQTNLQFKTLLLLLVLVTIAFIWILLPFYGAVFWAVILGIIFAPMQRRFQQRFAWNRNLTSLATLMVCLVIAILPVIITSALLVQEGATLYKNIESGKLDVAGYIEQFKNFLPPYFQHLLDRFGMGNLEGLREKIVKSAMQGSQFFATQAFSFGQGTFDFLVSFFIMLYLLFFLLRDGPELVRKVRTAVPLAEPQKRRLQLKFNRVVRATVKGNVLVAVTQGALGGLIFWFLDIPSALLWAVLMAFLSLLPAVGAGIVWGPVAAYFLLSGSIWQGVVLGLFGVFVIGLVDNVLRPILVGKDTRMPDYLILISTLGGLSVFGLNGFVIGPLVAALFMSSWALFVETKPRVQLP from the coding sequence ATGAATCAAACCAACCTGCAATTCAAAACCCTGCTGTTACTGCTCGTTCTGGTGACCATCGCGTTTATCTGGATTCTGCTGCCGTTCTACGGTGCGGTGTTCTGGGCGGTGATCCTGGGGATCATCTTTGCGCCGATGCAACGGCGCTTCCAGCAACGTTTTGCCTGGAACCGCAACCTCACCTCGCTGGCGACCCTGATGGTGTGCCTGGTGATCGCGATTTTGCCGGTGATCATCACCAGCGCCTTGCTGGTGCAGGAGGGCGCCACGCTTTACAAGAACATCGAGAGCGGCAAGCTCGACGTTGCCGGGTATATCGAACAGTTCAAGAACTTCCTGCCACCGTACTTCCAGCACCTGCTGGACCGATTTGGCATGGGCAACCTGGAAGGCCTGCGGGAGAAAATCGTCAAGAGCGCGATGCAGGGCAGCCAGTTTTTCGCGACCCAGGCGTTCAGCTTCGGCCAGGGCACGTTTGATTTCCTGGTGAGCTTTTTCATCATGCTGTATTTGCTGTTCTTCCTGCTGCGGGACGGTCCGGAGTTGGTGCGTAAAGTGCGTACCGCCGTGCCGCTGGCCGAACCGCAAAAACGGCGCCTGCAACTGAAGTTCAACCGGGTGGTACGGGCCACGGTGAAGGGCAACGTATTGGTAGCGGTGACGCAAGGCGCCTTGGGTGGCTTGATCTTCTGGTTCCTGGACATTCCCAGCGCGTTGCTTTGGGCGGTGTTGATGGCGTTTCTGTCGCTGCTGCCAGCGGTGGGCGCGGGGATTGTGTGGGGGCCGGTGGCGGCGTATTTCCTGCTGAGCGGGTCAATCTGGCAAGGGGTGGTGCTGGGGCTGTTCGGGGTGTTTGTGATCGGGCTGGTGGACAACGTGCTGCGGCCGATCCTGGTGGGCAAGGACACCCGGATGCCCGACTACCTGATCCTGATCTCGACCCTGGGCGGGCTGTCGGTCTTTGGCCTGAACGGTTTTGTGATCGGGCCGCTGGTTGCTGCGTTGTTTATGTCCAGCTGGGCATTGTTTGTCGAAACCAAACCGCGGGTGCAACTGCCTTAG
- the trhP gene encoding prephenate-dependent tRNA uridine(34) hydroxylase TrhP, protein MPPVIAPELLAPAGTLKNMRYAFAYGADAVYAGQPRYSLRVRNNEFDHANLALGIQEAQAQGKRFYVVVNIAPHNAKLKTFLKDLAPVIAMGPDALIMSDPGLIMLVRRHFPHMPIHLSVQANTVNWASVEFWQTQGICRVILSRELSLEEIDEIRQHVPAMELEVFVHGALCMAYSGRCLLSGYMNKRDANQGTCTNACRWKYQATPAVENATGDIVQQYAPEPTLGLGAPTDQVFLLQEANRPDEQMPAFEDEHGTYIMNAKDLRAVQHVERLTRMGVHSLKIEGRTKSHFYCARTTQVYRQAIDDAVAGRDFDRGLMTDLESLAQRGYTEGFLRRHVHDEYQNYQNGSSVSERQQFVGELTGERRGELAEVKVKNRFAVGNHLELMTPAGNFHFDLATLHNAKGDAIDVAPGDGHTVYLPIPAEMDLRFGLLMRDV, encoded by the coding sequence ATGCCCCCCGTCATCGCCCCCGAACTGCTCGCCCCCGCCGGCACCCTGAAAAACATGCGGTATGCCTTTGCCTACGGCGCCGATGCCGTCTACGCCGGGCAACCGCGCTACAGCCTGCGGGTGCGCAATAACGAGTTCGACCACGCCAACCTCGCCCTCGGCATCCAGGAAGCGCAGGCCCAGGGCAAGCGTTTCTATGTGGTGGTCAACATCGCACCGCACAACGCCAAGCTGAAAACCTTCCTCAAGGACCTCGCCCCGGTGATCGCCATGGGCCCGGATGCGCTGATCATGTCCGACCCCGGCCTGATCATGCTGGTGCGCCGGCACTTCCCGCACATGCCGATCCACCTGTCGGTGCAGGCCAACACGGTGAACTGGGCTAGCGTCGAGTTCTGGCAGACCCAAGGCATCTGCCGGGTCATCCTGTCGCGGGAGTTGTCGCTGGAGGAAATCGACGAGATTCGCCAGCACGTGCCCGCCATGGAGCTGGAAGTGTTCGTGCACGGTGCGCTGTGCATGGCCTATTCCGGGCGCTGCCTGCTGTCGGGCTACATGAACAAGCGCGACGCCAACCAGGGCACCTGCACCAACGCCTGCCGCTGGAAATACCAGGCCACTCCCGCCGTGGAAAACGCCACGGGCGACATCGTGCAGCAGTACGCGCCCGAACCGACCCTGGGCCTCGGCGCCCCCACCGACCAGGTGTTCCTGTTGCAGGAGGCCAACCGCCCTGATGAACAGATGCCCGCCTTCGAAGACGAGCACGGCACCTACATCATGAACGCCAAGGACCTGCGGGCGGTGCAGCACGTCGAGCGGCTGACGCGCATGGGCGTGCATTCGCTGAAGATCGAAGGCCGCACCAAATCCCACTTCTACTGCGCCCGCACCACCCAGGTGTATCGCCAGGCCATCGACGATGCGGTGGCCGGGCGCGACTTCGACCGGGGCTTGATGACCGACCTCGAATCCCTGGCCCAGCGCGGCTACACCGAAGGTTTCCTGCGCCGGCACGTGCACGATGAATACCAGAACTACCAGAACGGCAGCTCGGTGTCCGAACGCCAACAGTTCGTCGGCGAGCTGACCGGTGAGCGACGCGGAGAGCTGGCCGAGGTCAAGGTGAAGAACCGGTTTGCCGTGGGCAATCACCTGGAACTGATGACCCCAGCCGGGAATTTCCACTTTGACCTGGCCACCCTGCACAACGCCAAGGGCGACGCCATCGACGTCGCGCCGGGCGACGGGCATACGGTGTATCTGCCGATCCCGGCGGAAATGGACCTGAGATTCGGGCTTTTGATGCGGGATGTTTAA
- a CDS encoding exonuclease SbcCD subunit D C-terminal domain-containing protein, which produces MRLFHTSDWHLGQNLHGQERDFEHACFLDWLLGQLGLHRPDVLLIAGDIFDTVNPPLKAQERLYDFIISAHEQNPALTIVMIAGNHDSGSRIELPAPLMRRLRTHALGRVLWLDDGQLDVERLLIPLPGADGDIAGWCLALPFLRPAEVTGAQLGDDYLRGIGQVHEWLIAAANAKRQPGQALVAISHAHMAGGSVSEDSERSLIIGNAEALPASLFDASVSYVALGHLHKPQRVNGEERIRYCGSPIPLSFSEIGYQHQVLDVQLDGETLVSVESRLIPRSVNLQRLEAAPLADILKQLGDLPDIDLLAETQRQPWLEVRVRLDEPQPDLRQQVENALQGKAVRLVRIAAEYAGSGSREDSQEDRLIELDQLTPQELFSRAWQESYGSEVDEQTLKDFAVLLQEVQQEGEQP; this is translated from the coding sequence TTGCGTCTGTTTCACACCTCCGACTGGCACCTTGGGCAAAACCTGCACGGCCAGGAACGCGACTTCGAACACGCCTGCTTCCTCGACTGGCTGCTGGGTCAGCTGGGCCTGCACCGCCCTGATGTGCTGCTGATCGCCGGCGATATCTTCGACACGGTCAACCCACCGCTCAAGGCCCAGGAGCGGCTGTATGACTTCATCATCAGCGCCCACGAGCAAAACCCCGCGCTGACCATCGTGATGATCGCCGGCAACCACGACTCCGGCTCGCGTATCGAATTGCCGGCGCCGTTGATGCGCCGCCTGCGCACCCACGCCCTGGGCCGGGTGTTGTGGCTGGATGACGGGCAACTGGATGTCGAGCGGCTGCTGATTCCATTGCCCGGCGCCGACGGTGACATCGCCGGCTGGTGCCTGGCCCTGCCCTTCCTTCGCCCGGCCGAAGTGACCGGCGCACAACTGGGGGACGATTACCTGCGGGGCATCGGTCAGGTGCATGAATGGCTGATCGCTGCCGCCAACGCCAAGCGCCAGCCGGGCCAGGCGCTGGTTGCCATCAGCCACGCGCACATGGCCGGCGGTTCGGTGTCGGAAGACTCGGAGCGCAGCCTGATCATCGGCAATGCCGAAGCACTGCCCGCCAGCCTGTTCGACGCCAGCGTCAGCTACGTGGCCCTCGGTCATTTGCACAAACCCCAGCGGGTAAATGGCGAGGAGCGGATTCGCTACTGCGGCTCACCCATTCCGCTGTCATTCTCGGAAATCGGCTACCAGCACCAGGTCCTCGACGTGCAGCTGGACGGCGAAACCCTGGTCAGCGTCGAATCCCGGCTGATCCCCCGTTCGGTCAACCTGCAACGCCTGGAAGCCGCGCCCCTGGCCGACATCCTCAAACAACTGGGCGACCTGCCCGACATCGACCTGCTGGCCGAAACCCAGCGCCAGCCGTGGCTGGAAGTGCGGGTGCGCCTCGACGAGCCGCAACCCGACCTGCGCCAGCAAGTGGAAAATGCCCTGCAAGGTAAGGCCGTGCGCCTGGTGCGCATCGCTGCCGAATACGCCGGCAGCGGCAGCCGCGAAGACAGCCAGGAAGACCGCCTGATCGAACTCGACCAGCTCACCCCCCAGGAATTGTTCAGCCGCGCCTGGCAGGAAAGCTACGGCAGTGAGGTGGACGAACAGACCCTGAAGGACTTCGCGGTGCTGCTCCAGGAAGTGCAACAGGAGGGCGAACAGCCATGA
- a CDS encoding AAA family ATPase, translating to MKILAIRLKNLASLAGPFEIDFTAEPLASAGLFAITGPTGAGKSTLLDALCLALFGAVPRLGDTGQAKMPDADTDISIGDPRTLIRRGTGGGYAEVDFVGVSGRRYRARWEANRARDKASGKLQASRQSLIDLDSEQLLASQKTEYKTQLELALGLNFEQFTRAVLLAQSEFSAFLKANDNERSELLEKLTDTALYTQLGRRAFDKAKDARDAHKHLQDQATGVTPLAPEARAELDEQLAAAQQQLKTRQAQLKQLELQHTWLKELREWQERQQGAVEQLQQAQQHWESQGPQRLDLSRLEQLAPQRHHFARQAELTTQLQPLAAQIQQHLEQQAALHTRQTQLQQQQTDVHAALAQALKQQADAVPLLRQAFEEQTTLAHLTRELARRSEEKQLGEAACVEGQATLTGLLDKQKVVAERLNRLAAELERSAALAPLSDAWSAYRDRLQQLMLIGNRLNKGQGELPQLEERATRLGEKWTEQREALDLLYHEAGAEPHAVAEQIQLLGSLLQDNRKQHRAFEDLARLWDSHQQLDNQSQALTQKQTLAQQQREQLNQSGLQAKAELAVAEQTLTVTKQLLERQRLARSASVEELRGQLQDDQPCPVCGSVEHPYHQPEALLQSLTRHDESEEANAQKAVDVLKEKLTELRGEVGGLIAQQKEFLQQQEQLASQLQALVPALEAHPLSASLFNQDAAKRDAWLAQQLSQLSQSLTQDEQRQGALLNLQQNAGRMQQQLQAAQDASQQARQLLIDQQRELSNDRERLDEELQAFASLLPAETLDGLRSEPAATFMLLDQQVSQRLEQLDNQKEELAEQLQRQQAIDKEQDRQQHRQQQLGTLQKQLAEQSTLQQAAEEKLAGLLGENSSAEHWQQQLDQAVEQARQHETEANQQLQDTRNQLIQLAADLKSLQERQQSLDAEHLVLTTRLSEWRALHPELDDAGLARLVAFDEPQVAELRQQLQHSEKAIEQAKVLLQEREQRLKDHQALHNGNLEAGQLDSALAELNAALAIGEKHCAELRAQQADDQRRQDANQALAAEIAKAYEEWQRWARLNALIGSATGDTFRKIAQAYNLDLLVHHANVQLRQLVRRYRLKRGGSMLGLLVLDTEMGDELRSVHSLSGGETFLVSLALALGLASMASSTLKIESLFIDEGFGSLDPESLQLAMDALDGLQAQGRKVAVISHVQEMHERIPVQIQVKRQGNGLSTLEVK from the coding sequence ATGAAGATCCTCGCCATTCGCCTGAAAAACCTCGCCTCCCTGGCGGGGCCGTTTGAAATCGACTTTACCGCCGAGCCCCTGGCCAGCGCCGGGCTGTTCGCGATTACCGGGCCCACCGGCGCCGGCAAAAGTACCCTGCTCGATGCGCTGTGCCTGGCGCTGTTTGGCGCCGTGCCCCGCCTGGGCGATACCGGCCAGGCAAAAATGCCGGATGCCGACACCGATATTTCCATCGGTGACCCACGCACCCTGATTCGCCGGGGCACCGGTGGCGGTTACGCCGAAGTGGATTTTGTCGGCGTCAGTGGCCGTCGCTACCGCGCCCGCTGGGAAGCCAACCGCGCCCGGGACAAGGCCAGCGGCAAGCTGCAAGCCAGTCGGCAAAGCCTGATTGACCTGGACAGCGAGCAACTGCTGGCCAGTCAGAAAACCGAATACAAGACCCAGCTGGAACTGGCCCTGGGTCTGAACTTCGAGCAGTTCACCCGCGCCGTGTTGCTCGCCCAAAGTGAGTTCAGCGCGTTCCTCAAGGCCAACGACAACGAGCGCAGCGAACTGCTGGAAAAGCTCACCGATACCGCGCTCTACACCCAACTCGGCCGCCGCGCCTTCGACAAGGCCAAGGACGCCCGGGACGCTCACAAACACCTGCAAGACCAGGCCACCGGCGTGACCCCGCTGGCCCCGGAAGCCCGCGCCGAGCTGGACGAACAACTGGCCGCCGCCCAGCAGCAGCTCAAGACCCGGCAGGCGCAACTCAAGCAACTTGAGCTGCAGCACACCTGGCTCAAGGAACTGCGGGAATGGCAGGAACGCCAGCAAGGCGCCGTCGAGCAACTGCAACAGGCCCAGCAACACTGGGAAAGCCAGGGCCCGCAACGCCTGGACCTCAGCCGCCTGGAACAACTGGCGCCGCAACGTCACCACTTCGCCCGCCAGGCTGAACTGACGACGCAACTGCAGCCGCTCGCCGCACAGATCCAGCAGCACCTTGAGCAACAAGCCGCACTGCACACTCGCCAGACTCAGTTGCAACAGCAACAGACGGACGTGCACGCCGCCCTCGCCCAGGCGCTGAAGCAACAAGCCGATGCCGTGCCCCTGCTGCGCCAGGCTTTCGAGGAGCAAACCACCCTCGCCCACCTGACCCGTGAGCTGGCCCGGCGCAGTGAAGAAAAACAGCTGGGCGAAGCCGCCTGCGTGGAAGGCCAAGCGACGTTGACCGGCCTGCTCGACAAGCAAAAGGTTGTCGCCGAACGCCTGAACCGGCTGGCCGCAGAGCTTGAACGCAGCGCCGCCCTCGCGCCCTTGAGTGACGCCTGGAGCGCCTACCGCGACCGCTTGCAACAGCTGATGCTGATCGGCAATCGCCTGAATAAAGGCCAGGGTGAACTGCCGCAACTGGAAGAACGCGCCACCCGTCTCGGTGAAAAATGGACCGAGCAACGTGAAGCCCTCGACCTGCTGTACCACGAAGCGGGCGCCGAGCCCCATGCGGTGGCCGAGCAGATTCAGTTGCTGGGCAGCCTGCTTCAGGACAATCGCAAGCAACATCGGGCGTTTGAAGACCTGGCGCGGCTGTGGGACAGCCATCAGCAACTGGACAACCAAAGCCAGGCCCTGACGCAAAAGCAGACCCTCGCCCAGCAACAGCGCGAACAGTTGAACCAGAGTGGCTTGCAGGCCAAGGCCGAGCTGGCCGTCGCCGAACAGACCCTGACGGTCACCAAGCAACTGCTGGAGCGTCAGCGCCTGGCCCGCAGTGCCAGCGTCGAGGAATTGCGCGGCCAGCTTCAGGACGATCAACCCTGCCCGGTGTGCGGCAGCGTCGAGCATCCGTATCACCAGCCCGAAGCGCTGCTGCAAAGCCTGACGCGGCACGACGAAAGCGAAGAAGCCAACGCGCAAAAAGCCGTCGATGTGCTCAAGGAAAAACTCACCGAGCTGCGTGGCGAAGTGGGCGGCCTGATCGCCCAGCAGAAGGAGTTCCTGCAACAGCAGGAGCAGCTCGCCAGCCAGTTGCAGGCCCTAGTGCCAGCCCTTGAAGCCCATCCGCTGTCCGCCTCGCTGTTCAACCAGGACGCGGCCAAGCGCGATGCCTGGCTCGCCCAGCAACTGAGCCAGCTCAGCCAAAGCCTCACCCAGGACGAACAACGCCAGGGCGCCCTGCTCAACCTGCAACAAAACGCCGGGCGCATGCAGCAGCAACTGCAAGCCGCCCAGGACGCCAGCCAACAGGCCCGCCAATTGCTGATCGACCAGCAGCGGGAACTGTCCAACGACCGCGAACGCCTGGACGAAGAACTCCAAGCCTTCGCCAGCCTGTTGCCGGCCGAGACCCTCGATGGCCTGCGCAGCGAGCCGGCGGCGACCTTCATGTTGCTCGACCAGCAGGTCAGCCAGCGCCTGGAGCAACTGGATAACCAGAAAGAAGAACTGGCCGAGCAGCTACAGCGCCAGCAGGCCATCGACAAAGAACAGGACCGCCAGCAACATCGCCAGCAGCAGTTGGGGACCTTGCAAAAACAGCTCGCCGAACAAAGCACCCTGCAACAGGCTGCCGAGGAAAAACTCGCCGGCCTGCTGGGGGAAAACTCCAGCGCCGAACACTGGCAGCAGCAACTGGACCAGGCCGTCGAGCAGGCGCGACAGCATGAGACCGAGGCCAACCAGCAGTTGCAGGACACCCGCAACCAACTGATCCAGCTGGCCGCCGACCTCAAGTCGCTGCAAGAGCGCCAACAGTCTCTGGATGCCGAGCATCTGGTCCTCACCACGCGCCTGAGCGAATGGCGCGCCCTGCACCCGGAACTCGATGACGCCGGCCTGGCACGCCTGGTGGCCTTCGATGAGCCGCAGGTGGCCGAGCTGCGCCAGCAACTGCAACACAGCGAAAAAGCCATCGAGCAGGCCAAGGTGTTGCTGCAGGAGCGCGAACAGCGGCTCAAGGATCACCAGGCGCTGCACAACGGCAACCTTGAAGCCGGGCAACTGGACAGCGCATTGGCCGAGCTCAACGCCGCGCTGGCCATTGGTGAAAAACACTGCGCCGAACTGCGCGCCCAACAAGCCGATGACCAGCGTCGCCAGGATGCCAACCAGGCGTTGGCAGCCGAGATCGCCAAGGCTTACGAAGAGTGGCAACGCTGGGCACGCCTGAATGCACTGATCGGTTCGGCCACCGGCGATACCTTCCGCAAGATCGCCCAGGCCTACAACCTCGACCTGCTGGTGCACCACGCCAACGTGCAACTGCGCCAACTGGTGCGCCGCTACCGCCTGAAACGCGGCGGCAGCATGCTGGGTTTGCTGGTGCTCGACACGGAGATGGGCGACGAACTGCGCTCGGTGCACTCGTTGTCCGGCGGCGAGACGTTCCTGGTGTCATTGGCCCTGGCCTTGGGCCTGGCGTCGATGGCGTCGAGCACGCTGAAGATCGAGTCACTGTTTATCGATGAAGGGTTTGGCAGTCTCGACCCCGAATCCCTGCAACTGGCGATGGACGCCCTCGACGGCTTGCAGGCCCAGGGCCGCAAGGTGGCGGTGATTTCCCATGTGCAGGAAATGCACGAGCGGATTCCGGTGCAGATTCAGGTCAAGCGCCAGGGCAACGGCTTGAGCACCCTGGAGGTCAAGTGA
- a CDS encoding glutathione S-transferase yields MSDVVLYSFRRCPYAMRARMALRYSGVAVQTIEVSLKAKPAEMLALSPKGTVPVLSVEGRVIDESLAIMRWALAQHDPEGWLLEDDGATQALIDENDQGFKYQLNRYKYAERYPEQPMEVYRAEGEVFLLKLEGLLAEREYLLAGHLSLADVALAPFVRQFAHVDREWFAQAPYPRLQAWLQRFLESPLFVAVMAKPQA; encoded by the coding sequence GTGAGCGACGTGGTGCTGTATTCGTTCCGCCGCTGCCCGTATGCCATGCGGGCGCGGATGGCCCTGCGGTACTCGGGGGTGGCGGTACAGACCATCGAGGTCAGCCTCAAGGCCAAGCCGGCTGAGATGCTCGCGTTGTCACCCAAGGGCACGGTGCCGGTGCTGAGTGTGGAGGGCCGGGTGATCGATGAGAGCCTGGCAATTATGCGTTGGGCGCTGGCGCAGCATGATCCTGAGGGGTGGTTGCTTGAGGATGATGGGGCGACGCAGGCGCTGATTGACGAGAACGATCAGGGCTTCAAGTATCAATTGAATCGATACAAGTATGCCGAGCGTTATCCGGAGCAGCCGATGGAGGTTTATCGGGCCGAGGGTGAGGTGTTTTTGTTGAAGCTGGAGGGGTTGCTGGCTGAGCGAGAGTATTTGCTGGCCGGGCACTTGAGCCTGGCGGATGTGGCACTGGCGCCGTTTGTGCGGCAGTTCGCCCATGTGGATCGGGAGTGGTTTGCCCAGGCGCCGTATCCGCGGTTGCAGGCGTGGTTGCAGCGGTTTCTGGAGTCGCCGTTGTTTGTCGCGGTGATGGCAAAACCCCAGGCTTAA
- a CDS encoding lactonase family protein, translating to MMMRKFWPLLMAGSVGAMSVQAAPVDTFELLVGSYTAGTSEGIYRLQFDSRTGQFSGQPVLAAKAANPSWLTLSKDQKHLFVVNENGPGQKDPVGRVSSYSIDPKNHQLTLINQVQSLGNEPTHSSLASDGRYLFVANYSVLEDPGGSLAVLPVDAEGKLSPPVQLSGHPASRVNPERQASNHVHSVVSSPDGKYVFVQDLGADKIFAYHYDPKANHELPLTPADPAFVQLPPGSGPRHLLFTADGKHAWLTTEMSAQVAVFDYNEGKLTQKQLVNFADGQPVSDKAGAALHTSSDGKFLYVSNRGTANQMLVFAIDPATAQLKEIQRRSVEGDHPREFALDPSGKFLLIANQKSNEIVVVERDPKTGLLGKTVQKLAIDAPSDLKFLVRH from the coding sequence ATGATGATGCGTAAATTCTGGCCCCTGCTGATGGCCGGCAGCGTAGGTGCGATGTCGGTCCAGGCCGCGCCGGTAGACACCTTTGAATTGCTGGTGGGCAGCTACACCGCCGGCACCAGCGAAGGTATCTACCGCCTGCAGTTCGACAGCCGCACCGGGCAGTTCAGCGGCCAGCCGGTGCTCGCCGCCAAGGCGGCCAACCCGTCGTGGCTGACCCTGTCCAAAGACCAGAAGCACCTGTTTGTGGTGAATGAAAACGGCCCGGGGCAAAAAGACCCGGTAGGGCGCGTGAGCAGTTACAGCATCGACCCGAAAAACCATCAACTGACCCTGATCAACCAGGTGCAGAGCCTCGGTAACGAGCCGACCCATTCCAGCCTGGCCAGTGACGGGCGCTACTTGTTCGTGGCCAACTATTCGGTGCTGGAAGACCCGGGCGGAAGCCTGGCGGTGTTGCCGGTGGACGCCGAAGGCAAGCTGTCGCCGCCGGTGCAACTGAGCGGGCACCCGGCCAGCCGGGTCAATCCTGAACGCCAGGCGTCCAACCATGTGCATTCGGTGGTGTCTTCGCCGGACGGCAAATACGTGTTTGTCCAGGACCTCGGTGCGGACAAGATCTTTGCCTACCACTACGACCCCAAGGCCAACCATGAACTGCCGCTGACCCCGGCCGACCCTGCGTTTGTGCAACTGCCTCCGGGCAGCGGCCCGCGGCACCTGCTGTTCACCGCGGATGGCAAGCACGCCTGGCTGACCACCGAGATGAGCGCGCAAGTGGCGGTGTTCGACTACAACGAGGGCAAGCTGACCCAGAAGCAACTGGTCAACTTTGCGGACGGCCAGCCGGTGTCCGACAAGGCTGGTGCCGCGTTGCACACCTCAAGCGACGGCAAGTTCCTCTACGTGAGCAACCGTGGCACCGCCAACCAGATGCTGGTGTTTGCCATTGACCCCGCCACCGCGCAGTTGAAGGAGATCCAGCGCCGCTCGGTGGAAGGTGATCATCCCCGGGAATTCGCCCTGGACCCCAGCGGCAAGTTCCTGCTGATTGCCAACCAGAAGAGCAACGAGATTGTGGTCGTCGAGCGCGACCCCAAGACCGGCCTGTTGGGCAAAACCGTGCAGAAACTGGCGATTGATGCCCCCAGCGACCTCAAGTTCCTGGTGCGACACTAA
- a CDS encoding DUF5629 family protein — MTADTATLLNAFEDCQMVEIDGLHTFDFSLDDQKLLIICMDGRAEKRWSFSLEQVKAATFDQTLQSWTLTGDSGEHRLVCMSGVTGNNNDEDEADDDA; from the coding sequence ATGACTGCCGACACCGCTACCTTGCTCAACGCGTTTGAAGACTGCCAGATGGTCGAAATCGATGGCCTGCATACCTTCGATTTCAGCCTGGATGACCAGAAGTTACTGATCATCTGCATGGACGGTCGTGCCGAGAAGCGCTGGAGTTTCAGCCTGGAGCAGGTCAAGGCGGCGACCTTTGATCAAACCTTGCAAAGCTGGACCCTTACCGGTGACTCGGGCGAACACCGCCTGGTCTGCATGAGCGGCGTTACCGGCAACAATAATGACGAGGATGAAGCGGATGATGATGCGTAA